In Trueperaceae bacterium, a single window of DNA contains:
- a CDS encoding lipopolysaccharide assembly protein LapA domain-containing protein, whose amino-acid sequence MKAARIVQLLLIVLAAVYLWLFHSANPDYVELPLLRGLVPQLPVGLVVVAALLIGWLVGWVPTRIALWRRAREAARLRAELAQERARAAPEAVPVSPYLTQTEYPVIPDRPRDPALDDPDEAA is encoded by the coding sequence GTGAAAGCCGCACGCATCGTCCAACTGCTGCTGATCGTCCTGGCGGCCGTCTACCTGTGGCTCTTCCACTCCGCCAACCCCGACTACGTCGAGCTCCCCCTGCTCCGGGGCCTCGTGCCCCAGCTGCCCGTGGGGCTCGTCGTCGTGGCCGCACTGCTCATCGGCTGGCTCGTGGGCTGGGTGCCCACGCGCATCGCTCTGTGGCGTCGCGCCCGCGAGGCGGCGCGCCTGCGGGCCGAGCTCGCGCAGGAGCGCGCCCGCGCCGCGCCGGAGGCCGTGCCGGTGAGCCCCTACCTCACGCAGACGGAGTACCCGGTCATCCCCGACCGGCCGCGCGACCCCGCGCTCGACGACCCGGACGAAGCCGCCTGA